From Halomarina salina, the proteins below share one genomic window:
- a CDS encoding alkaline phosphatase family protein — MTEYEPGDGETLLIGIDAGSFAIFDRLIEEGHAPNMEALCTGGVAGSLESQVPPWTPSAWPSMYTGTNPGKHGAFGFTGYDGYDWHIVGADHVQEHALWELLDERGLTSVVVNVPMTHPPGDIDGAILPGFMAPEDPNCHPKGLLADVRAAIGDYRVYRSYDVESDDEELTEAEKLVDYRECIRMRGEAYRYLADRFDPDFGFVEFQHTDKLFHEFGGDDWEQVRTVYEALDEQVGALLNARDPERVFIASDHGIGRYDGWQVHVNDILRELGYVETTTDSTAMPSWSPIRDTLREGTTDATDGGSVDGNGDGGNGGEEAVDFAESVAYMRHRSELGVRINREGRDPAGVVPDGEFEAIREEIIAELTDLRAPDGRPVFEDVAPVETYFEGSETDRAVDIITVPRAFDNLLHTELAGEAFTVADNLWNHKRDGMIVAVGNSIDSSESLADAHLFDIAPSVLAALDVPYSDRMDGKVLPVIKNDGEAVAYPEYEGVRPHDSAADNAVKQRLSDLGYLE; from the coding sequence ATGACTGAATATGAACCCGGTGATGGGGAGACGTTACTCATCGGTATCGACGCGGGGAGCTTCGCCATCTTCGACCGCCTCATCGAAGAGGGACACGCGCCGAATATGGAGGCGCTCTGTACTGGTGGGGTGGCGGGGTCACTCGAATCACAGGTGCCACCGTGGACGCCGAGCGCGTGGCCCTCGATGTACACGGGCACCAACCCCGGCAAGCACGGCGCATTCGGGTTCACTGGATACGACGGCTACGACTGGCATATCGTCGGCGCGGACCACGTCCAGGAGCACGCCCTGTGGGAACTACTCGACGAGCGGGGACTGACGAGCGTCGTCGTCAACGTCCCGATGACCCACCCACCGGGTGACATCGACGGCGCAATCCTCCCGGGGTTTATGGCACCCGAGGACCCGAATTGCCATCCGAAGGGACTTCTTGCTGACGTCCGAGCGGCCATCGGCGACTACCGAGTGTATCGCTCCTATGATGTCGAGAGCGACGACGAAGAGCTCACCGAGGCCGAGAAACTCGTAGACTACCGCGAGTGCATCCGAATGCGTGGGGAGGCGTACCGCTATCTCGCCGACCGGTTCGACCCCGACTTCGGGTTCGTCGAGTTCCAGCACACGGACAAACTGTTCCACGAGTTCGGTGGCGACGACTGGGAGCAGGTCCGAACGGTGTACGAGGCGCTCGACGAACAGGTCGGCGCGTTGCTCAATGCCCGTGACCCTGAGCGCGTGTTCATCGCCAGCGACCACGGCATCGGTCGCTACGATGGCTGGCAGGTTCACGTCAACGATATCTTGCGCGAGTTGGGGTATGTCGAGACGACGACGGACAGTACCGCGATGCCCTCTTGGAGCCCGATTCGGGATACGCTCCGGGAGGGGACCACCGACGCCACTGACGGCGGTAGCGTTGACGGTAATGGTGACGGCGGCAACGGAGGTGAGGAGGCTGTCGATTTCGCCGAATCAGTCGCCTATATGCGCCATCGGTCGGAACTCGGCGTCCGCATCAACCGCGAGGGACGCGACCCAGCAGGCGTCGTCCCCGATGGAGAGTTCGAGGCTATCCGCGAGGAGATCATTGCAGAACTCACAGACCTGAGGGCACCTGACGGTAGACCTGTCTTCGAGGATGTCGCTCCAGTTGAGACGTACTTCGAGGGATCCGAGACTGACCGCGCCGTCGACATCATCACGGTCCCGCGAGCGTTCGACAATCTTCTTCATACGGAATTGGCTGGGGAAGCGTTCACCGTTGCTGATAACCTCTGGAACCACAAGCGCGACGGGATGATCGTCGCCGTAGGCAACAGCATCGACTCCTCGGAGTCACTCGCCGACGCACACCTCTTTGATATTGCCCCGAGTGTCCTCGCGGCGCTGGATGTCCCCTATAGCGACCGAATGGACGGTAAGGTCCTTCCCGTAATCAAGAACGACGGCGAAGCCGTCGCGTACCCGGAGTACGAAGGGGTGCGTCCACATGACAGCGCCGCAGATAACGCTGTCAAGCAACGCCTCTCTGACCTCGGTTACCTGGAGTAG
- the gdhB gene encoding glutamate dehydrogenase GdhB, producing the protein MATETPQTRPHEATDDEPAVETARRQLDHAATLFDLDRDVVERLKQPAKVTEVSVPVEMDDGTVEMFSGYRAQHDSVRGPYKGGLRYHPDVTRGECIGLSMWMSWKCAVMNIPFGGAKGGVVVDPKRLSDDETERLTRRFTQEIRDVIGPNRDIPAPDMGTNARTMAWMMDAYSMQVGETTPGVVTGKPPVVGGSYGREEAPGRSVALVTRETCEYYGTPLDESTVAVQGFGSVGANAARLLDDWGADVVAVSDVNGALYDQDGLDIAAIPTHDDEPEAVTRNADAALSNEELLELDVDVLIPAAVGNVITDANADDIRAGLVVEGANGPTTTSADGILQERGVPVVPDILANAGGVTVSYFEWLQDINRRAWTLDRVNDELEAEMQTAWEEVRTAVDDNDVSWRDAAYSVALSRIAEAHDARGLWP; encoded by the coding sequence ATGGCGACAGAGACCCCCCAGACACGACCACATGAAGCGACCGACGACGAACCGGCTGTCGAAACCGCGCGGCGGCAACTCGACCACGCTGCCACCCTGTTCGACCTCGACCGCGATGTCGTCGAACGGCTCAAACAACCCGCGAAAGTAACGGAGGTGTCGGTGCCCGTCGAAATGGACGATGGGACAGTCGAGATGTTCTCCGGCTACCGTGCGCAACACGATAGCGTCCGCGGGCCATACAAAGGCGGCCTCAGATACCACCCCGACGTCACGCGCGGCGAGTGCATCGGGCTATCCATGTGGATGAGCTGGAAGTGTGCGGTGATGAACATCCCGTTCGGTGGTGCGAAAGGGGGTGTCGTCGTCGACCCCAAGCGCCTGAGCGACGACGAAACTGAGCGACTCACGCGCCGGTTCACGCAGGAGATCCGTGACGTGATTGGGCCGAATCGGGACATTCCGGCACCGGATATGGGTACGAATGCCCGGACGATGGCCTGGATGATGGACGCCTACAGCATGCAGGTCGGTGAGACGACGCCGGGTGTCGTGACGGGAAAACCGCCAGTCGTTGGTGGAAGCTACGGGCGTGAGGAAGCACCGGGGCGGAGCGTCGCCCTCGTGACGCGTGAGACTTGCGAGTACTACGGGACACCGCTTGACGAGTCGACCGTCGCAGTGCAAGGGTTCGGAAGCGTCGGTGCGAATGCCGCCCGTTTGCTCGATGACTGGGGTGCCGACGTCGTCGCCGTCAGTGACGTCAACGGTGCACTCTACGATCAGGATGGTCTCGATATCGCCGCGATTCCGACACACGACGATGAGCCCGAGGCAGTCACGCGGAATGCCGATGCTGCCCTCTCGAACGAGGAGCTCCTGGAACTCGATGTCGATGTGTTGATCCCTGCTGCGGTCGGGAACGTCATCACCGACGCCAACGCCGACGATATTCGGGCCGGGCTCGTCGTCGAAGGAGCGAACGGTCCGACAACGACGAGTGCCGACGGCATCTTGCAGGAACGAGGGGTTCCTGTCGTGCCAGACATCTTAGCGAATGCGGGCGGTGTGACGGTGAGTTACTTCGAGTGGTTGCAGGACATCAATCGTCGTGCGTGGACACTCGACCGGGTCAACGACGAACTCGAAGCCGAGATGCAGACGGCCTGGGAGGAAGTTCGGACCGCAGTCGACGATAACGACGTATCGTGGCGAGACGCGGCGTACAGCGTCGCGCTGTCTCGAATCGCCGAAGCACATGACGCGAGAGGACTTTGGCCGTAG
- a CDS encoding rubrerythrin-like domain-containing protein, with the protein MNESADAASGRTAFIPMRDIEYDPREESAYECFECGTIVRVEDYPESCPDCGGSMRNRQTTFE; encoded by the coding sequence TTGAACGAGAGCGCCGATGCGGCGAGCGGCCGGACAGCGTTCATACCGATGCGAGATATCGAGTACGACCCCCGTGAAGAGTCGGCGTACGAGTGCTTCGAGTGCGGGACGATCGTTCGGGTCGAGGACTATCCAGAGTCCTGCCCGGACTGTGGAGGGTCGATGCGCAATCGTCAGACGACGTTCGAATAA
- a CDS encoding bacterio-opsin activator domain-containing protein: MVTPSESLRSVRVLLVGPPPWMTSFEQYLAAQTETAIESVETTEEAVARLEERSIDCLVCEYDLDTSTGVELVEKVREHAPSLPVVMCTGSGSETVASRAIAAGVSDYVALDGPPAEQFDNLIERIDRSVRTAKRSVTQRDRARQFDAIFHDTRTATWVLDPNGALLRANETAREQIEAPIDTVVGDPFWMLPWWAGEEDVQSDIRGVVEPALDGTFGNAVVTIATEGDPTVVELSAQPVHDERGALVSVVVTGVDITDRVTLERELRQSEELHRVTLNNMTDTVLITDEDGEYTYVCPNVHFIFGYTDEEIHEQGTIDDLLGTDLFDREELAAKGVLKNIECTATDKAGREHTLLVNVREVSIQDGSILFSCRDITKRKQREEALATLHGTARDLLYAETPYEIAQHIVDDTPGVVNLGASAVYLFDDDANELRPTAQSSRMKELHGPLPSVRADAPGLTSDSFLDDESLFFDDVHDADCLENRATELRSAAYIPLGEHGVFIAGSSDVGQFDAVTRELADLLAATAEAALDRVQRESRLRSQDRALQTRNTQLTALNQINEIIREIDQALVQAETRTEIEHAVCERLTANDRFAFAWIGTVDSPSNTVEPRAWAGSERGYLDELSFSVAESAVEPAGRTAATQRVTTVSNVAGGLREEAWRKNALSRDYLSVVSVPLAYDEFTYGVLTVYANEQQAFDELIREVLSELGETVASATSAVERKNALLSTSVTRAEFEFDDPAFVLSRLAREAACRLTYRGGVQQTDQGSYLFVTVDGASPSDIEQVAERLVGIDDFQQIRSTNAGGVVRLKLSQPFLALELADHGAILQHLTVDETIGTVVIDIPQTVDLRHISRLVSNSLDTIDLQSKQTLDRSSTQDLYSQFLERVTDRQLEVVQTAYYSGFFDSPRESTGEDVAATLDISPTAFYRHARTVQRKLFSTLFEEIGVTVSPSPDRT; this comes from the coding sequence ATGGTGACTCCCTCCGAATCGCTGCGCTCGGTGCGCGTCCTCCTCGTGGGTCCTCCCCCCTGGATGACGTCGTTCGAGCAGTATCTGGCAGCACAGACTGAGACAGCTATCGAGTCTGTCGAAACAACTGAGGAAGCGGTAGCGCGACTCGAGGAGCGCTCGATCGACTGCCTCGTCTGTGAGTACGACCTCGACACATCGACAGGTGTGGAACTGGTCGAGAAGGTGCGTGAGCATGCGCCGTCGCTTCCCGTCGTCATGTGTACCGGTTCCGGAAGTGAAACGGTCGCCAGCCGTGCGATTGCTGCTGGTGTTTCGGACTATGTGGCCCTCGACGGACCGCCTGCCGAGCAGTTCGACAACCTCATCGAACGGATCGACCGCAGCGTTCGGACCGCAAAGCGGTCAGTTACGCAACGCGACCGAGCACGCCAGTTCGACGCTATCTTCCACGACACTCGGACGGCGACGTGGGTGCTCGATCCGAATGGAGCCCTCCTTCGCGCGAACGAGACGGCACGCGAGCAGATTGAAGCACCCATAGACACCGTCGTCGGTGATCCGTTCTGGATGCTCCCGTGGTGGGCTGGTGAAGAGGACGTGCAGTCGGACATCCGTGGCGTTGTCGAACCTGCACTCGATGGGACATTCGGGAACGCAGTCGTCACAATAGCGACAGAGGGCGACCCGACGGTCGTCGAACTGTCCGCCCAGCCAGTACACGACGAGCGTGGAGCACTCGTCTCAGTCGTCGTCACTGGTGTCGATATCACCGACCGCGTCACGCTCGAACGTGAGTTACGTCAGTCAGAGGAGCTCCACCGGGTTACTCTGAATAATATGACGGACACAGTTCTGATTACGGACGAAGATGGCGAGTACACCTACGTCTGCCCCAACGTTCACTTCATCTTCGGCTACACCGACGAGGAAATCCATGAGCAGGGGACGATAGACGACCTCCTCGGCACGGACCTGTTCGACCGTGAGGAACTCGCGGCGAAGGGAGTCCTCAAGAACATCGAGTGTACCGCGACCGACAAGGCTGGACGTGAGCATACGCTCCTCGTCAATGTCCGAGAAGTCTCGATTCAGGACGGCTCAATCCTCTTCAGCTGCCGGGACATCACGAAACGGAAACAGCGGGAAGAAGCGCTAGCAACGCTTCACGGGACGGCACGTGACCTCCTCTATGCCGAGACGCCGTACGAGATCGCTCAACACATCGTCGATGATACGCCCGGCGTCGTCAATCTCGGTGCGAGTGCTGTCTATCTGTTCGATGACGACGCGAACGAACTGCGACCAACGGCTCAGTCGTCACGGATGAAGGAGCTACACGGCCCACTCCCGAGCGTGCGAGCAGACGCGCCAGGACTCACGAGCGATAGCTTCCTCGACGATGAGTCACTGTTCTTCGACGACGTCCACGATGCGGATTGCCTCGAAAATCGCGCCACAGAGCTTCGGAGTGCGGCGTACATCCCGCTCGGCGAGCACGGCGTGTTCATCGCTGGCTCGTCGGACGTCGGACAGTTCGACGCCGTGACCCGCGAACTCGCGGATTTGCTCGCAGCGACCGCCGAAGCCGCCCTCGACCGCGTGCAACGTGAGTCTCGACTCCGGAGTCAGGACCGAGCGCTCCAGACACGCAACACCCAGCTCACCGCGCTGAACCAGATCAACGAGATCATCCGCGAAATCGACCAGGCGCTCGTCCAGGCCGAAACCCGCACGGAAATCGAGCACGCCGTCTGCGAACGGCTGACGGCGAACGACCGCTTCGCGTTCGCGTGGATCGGGACGGTCGATTCACCATCGAACACGGTCGAACCCCGAGCGTGGGCCGGGTCGGAACGTGGCTATCTGGACGAATTATCCTTCTCGGTCGCGGAGTCCGCTGTCGAACCGGCTGGTCGCACCGCGGCTACGCAGCGGGTAACGACTGTTAGCAACGTCGCCGGTGGACTCAGGGAGGAAGCGTGGCGGAAGAATGCGTTGTCGCGTGACTATCTCTCGGTGGTGAGTGTGCCGCTCGCGTACGACGAATTCACGTACGGAGTGTTGACGGTCTACGCGAACGAGCAGCAGGCGTTCGACGAACTGATTCGGGAGGTGCTCTCCGAACTCGGGGAGACAGTCGCCTCTGCGACGAGTGCTGTCGAGCGAAAGAACGCGTTGCTCTCGACGTCGGTGACGCGCGCTGAATTCGAGTTCGACGACCCAGCGTTCGTCCTCTCACGCCTCGCTCGAGAAGCAGCATGTCGCCTCACGTACCGAGGGGGTGTCCAGCAGACCGACCAGGGAAGCTACCTGTTCGTTACTGTAGACGGGGCGTCACCGTCGGACATCGAGCAGGTCGCGGAGCGACTCGTCGGCATCGACGACTTCCAGCAGATTCGATCGACCAACGCTGGTGGAGTGGTTCGACTCAAACTCTCACAGCCGTTTCTCGCCCTGGAGCTAGCCGACCACGGGGCGATACTCCAGCACCTCACTGTCGATGAGACGATTGGGACCGTAGTCATCGATATCCCGCAGACGGTGGACCTTCGTCACATCAGCCGGCTCGTGTCCAACTCGCTCGATACGATCGACCTCCAGTCGAAGCAAACGCTGGATCGGTCCTCGACACAGGACCTGTATTCGCAGTTCCTCGAGCGGGTGACCGACCGGCAGCTGGAAGTGGTGCAGACGGCCTACTACAGCGGATTCTTTGACTCTCCCCGCGAGAGCACAGGTGAGGATGTTGCGGCCACGCTCGACATCTCACCGACGGCGTTCTATCGACACGCTCGGACCGTCCAGCGCAAACTGTTCTCGACCCTGTTCGAAGAGATCGGTGTGACGGTGAGCCCCTCCCCAGATCGTACCTGA
- a CDS encoding MFS transporter: MTSSPDTVTSPGRSEGTQNRNPRATWGLVVGASLISTGLAAYEIVPASVTPVIRDSLGIDATAAGLLVGTMFGTAVVASLPTGALLDRMNTRTAMVLAVFLLCIAGGWGWVAGQSGNYRQLILSRILGGIAYVAVWNAGIDIVSRSVGPDRRATAVGVFTASGPVGFALGQGGGPLVASHFGWPAIFIVFVGIALLGLLIFWPTSRGLGHSSGDAPTLSEFGAVLRNREVWLVGGLGFAGYALYLFVNSWGGPYLTQELGLSVTVSGALVAVFPAIGIFARTSSGLLSDRVFAGRRRPIVLGSFVVATPLVLSFTWLQSIPVLVAILLVTGFAVQLTLGLSFTYVRELVTEQVAATAVAFQTSVGLAGAFVAPIIGGRLVDTGGFEVAFLVAGGVAIGGIVLAWMAPESAPTRG; encoded by the coding sequence ATGACGAGCTCGCCCGACACGGTGACTTCTCCCGGTCGATCAGAGGGTACTCAGAACCGGAATCCTCGAGCAACGTGGGGGCTCGTCGTTGGAGCCAGTCTCATCTCAACCGGTCTGGCAGCATACGAAATCGTCCCGGCGAGCGTGACGCCCGTAATTCGTGACTCGCTCGGCATCGACGCGACTGCGGCCGGCCTCCTCGTCGGAACGATGTTCGGCACAGCTGTCGTCGCGAGCCTCCCGACCGGAGCTCTTCTCGACCGAATGAACACTCGTACCGCAATGGTACTCGCCGTTTTTCTGCTCTGCATCGCGGGGGGATGGGGGTGGGTGGCTGGACAAAGCGGGAACTACCGTCAGCTCATCCTCTCACGGATTCTCGGTGGAATCGCGTACGTTGCTGTATGGAATGCGGGAATCGATATCGTCAGTCGGTCAGTAGGGCCAGACCGGCGAGCAACGGCTGTTGGAGTCTTCACCGCCAGTGGGCCCGTCGGGTTCGCGCTGGGACAAGGCGGAGGCCCACTCGTCGCGTCTCACTTCGGGTGGCCTGCGATCTTCATCGTGTTCGTTGGCATCGCGCTACTGGGCCTGCTCATATTTTGGCCGACGAGTCGTGGCCTCGGGCACAGTTCTGGCGATGCACCAACCCTTAGCGAGTTCGGTGCAGTTCTCCGAAATCGAGAGGTTTGGCTCGTTGGCGGCCTCGGATTTGCTGGGTACGCCCTGTATCTCTTCGTCAATAGCTGGGGTGGGCCGTATCTCACCCAAGAACTCGGCTTGTCGGTGACCGTCAGTGGAGCACTCGTCGCCGTCTTCCCAGCGATCGGTATCTTCGCGCGGACGAGTAGTGGACTACTCTCGGACAGGGTCTTCGCAGGGAGGCGGCGACCGATTGTTCTGGGCTCGTTCGTGGTAGCGACACCACTCGTCTTGTCATTCACCTGGCTCCAGTCGATTCCTGTGCTCGTAGCGATATTGCTCGTCACGGGCTTTGCAGTCCAACTAACGCTTGGCCTCTCGTTTACCTACGTGCGGGAGTTGGTCACCGAACAAGTCGCAGCAACCGCAGTCGCATTTCAAACGAGTGTTGGGCTCGCTGGGGCGTTCGTCGCTCCGATCATCGGAGGGAGACTGGTCGATACGGGTGGGTTCGAAGTCGCATTTCTCGTAGCTGGAGGTGTGGCGATCGGAGGAATCGTACTTGCCTGGATGGCTCCTGAATCAGCACCGACACGAGGGTAG
- a CDS encoding DMT family transporter: MDSTQRRDLALFVGLSVMGGGAFPAVEAALSYMPPLLIAAFRFDLAGVFLLGYAITTTRNWRPSTRGDVLAIVGGGTLFFPFGQGIWYIGQALTTSALSGLMASLIPLLTAAWSWVLVPQDRVSKDELVGLGIGVVGVLLTLVPGATSLVDQGIVGKLVIFVSAIGTALGSVLIRRAENAISVPAVTAWSMLLGAGLMHALSPVVGESLADVTINPTAVLALGYLTVISTALAYIIYFVLIDRRSAVETNLIHYLFPVVAIVAGYVLFGEALPPSALLGFVFIAVGFGVLKRRTIAVELFD, encoded by the coding sequence GTGGATTCGACCCAGCGCCGCGATCTCGCGCTGTTCGTCGGCCTCTCGGTGATGGGCGGCGGGGCGTTTCCTGCCGTCGAGGCGGCCCTGTCCTACATGCCTCCGTTACTGATCGCAGCGTTCCGATTCGACCTCGCCGGGGTGTTTCTGCTGGGGTATGCGATCACCACCACCCGTAACTGGCGCCCATCCACTCGCGGTGACGTGCTCGCTATCGTAGGTGGAGGGACGCTGTTCTTCCCGTTCGGACAGGGCATCTGGTATATCGGCCAGGCACTGACGACGAGCGCTCTCTCCGGACTGATGGCAAGTCTCATCCCGCTGTTGACCGCTGCGTGGTCGTGGGTACTCGTCCCCCAAGACCGGGTATCGAAAGACGAGCTCGTAGGACTCGGCATCGGGGTCGTGGGCGTACTTCTTACCCTGGTCCCAGGGGCTACCTCACTCGTCGACCAGGGCATCGTCGGAAAACTGGTGATATTCGTCTCAGCTATCGGAACAGCGCTGGGGAGTGTCCTGATTCGACGGGCGGAGAACGCCATCTCCGTGCCCGCGGTGACCGCGTGGTCGATGCTTCTCGGCGCTGGCCTGATGCACGCGCTCAGTCCGGTTGTCGGCGAGTCGCTGGCGGACGTAACGATAAACCCGACAGCAGTCCTCGCTCTCGGCTATCTGACGGTGATTTCGACCGCGCTCGCGTACATCATCTACTTCGTCCTGATCGACCGGCGGTCTGCCGTGGAGACCAACCTGATTCACTACCTCTTCCCGGTCGTCGCTATCGTGGCGGGGTACGTGCTGTTCGGCGAAGCGCTCCCGCCGTCGGCACTGCTGGGGTTCGTGTTCATAGCGGTGGGCTTCGGGGTTCTCAAACGACGGACGATTGCCGTCGAACTCTTCGACTAA
- a CDS encoding transcriptional regulator FilR1 domain-containing protein, whose product MGYLEESLTLGIGLYNDRKVAIGAYNETGEGDHIAMLLSSNDALVEWGSDLYEAYRTAAVPAEKPVDSTGK is encoded by the coding sequence ATCGGCTATCTTGAAGAGTCACTGACCCTCGGTATTGGCCTGTACAACGATCGAAAGGTCGCCATCGGAGCGTACAACGAGACCGGTGAAGGGGACCACATTGCGATGCTGCTCAGTTCTAACGACGCACTCGTCGAGTGGGGCAGCGATCTCTACGAAGCCTATCGCACGGCAGCGGTCCCGGCCGAAAAGCCAGTGGATTCTACCGGGAAGTAA
- a CDS encoding ParA family protein: protein MLAYSTYSEAGGVGKTTTAANLAVAHARAGLKPLVVPLDPQDGDLSRLFGVDDERTEPVDNLVRHMIRRPKGEFTDLIRTVEGVDVVPEHNMLSDLSTFLQREKEQAEAMGEAYGMHAQLLRVLREAGIPDEYDVLICDPPATEGPHLYNAIHATRSLVIPVEPSAKGRAAVEGLEALVAGFEDQLEIDVGVLAAVPVGFKDTRDQRTVLDEIEYAIPEVFGERASLMEGCWMQQCSAFRYVREFRDRQRDYERETLAQFDRLARYLEREVGLEAPNPPEPGDVDHEVATI from the coding sequence ATGTTGGCGTACTCCACGTACAGTGAGGCCGGCGGGGTCGGGAAGACCACCACGGCGGCGAATCTGGCTGTCGCGCACGCACGCGCCGGTCTGAAGCCCCTCGTCGTCCCGCTCGACCCGCAGGACGGCGACCTGTCGCGCCTGTTCGGCGTCGACGACGAGCGAACCGAACCGGTCGACAACCTCGTTCGGCATATGATCCGACGACCGAAGGGCGAGTTCACCGACCTCATCCGCACTGTCGAGGGGGTGGACGTCGTACCGGAACACAACATGCTCTCGGACTTGTCGACGTTCCTCCAGCGCGAGAAAGAGCAGGCGGAGGCGATGGGCGAGGCGTACGGGATGCACGCCCAGCTACTTCGCGTCCTCCGGGAGGCGGGCATCCCCGACGAGTACGACGTCCTGATCTGTGACCCACCAGCGACGGAGGGGCCCCACCTCTACAACGCGATTCACGCGACGCGGTCGCTGGTCATCCCCGTCGAGCCGAGCGCGAAGGGTCGCGCGGCAGTCGAGGGGCTGGAAGCGCTCGTCGCCGGGTTCGAGGACCAGCTCGAGATCGACGTCGGCGTCCTCGCGGCCGTCCCGGTCGGGTTCAAGGACACGCGTGATCAGCGGACGGTCCTCGACGAGATCGAGTACGCCATCCCCGAAGTCTTCGGCGAGCGGGCGTCGCTGATGGAAGGGTGCTGGATGCAGCAGTGCTCCGCGTTCAGGTACGTTCGCGAGTTCCGCGACCGCCAGCGCGATTACGAGCGGGAGACCCTCGCGCAGTTCGACCGCCTCGCACGCTATCTGGAACGCGAGGTGGGCCTGGAGGCACCGAACCCACCGGAACCGGGCGACGTAGATCACGAGGTGGCGACGATATGA
- a CDS encoding tyrosine-type recombinase/integrase — MADSESTQKAASGLPPTDDPFEGVRWSTLDRQGFAELYREELAPRFEADGHDAEMEKPTHQWFRDEGLRAFLAALRRHHDCSFGEFWDADLCGDSQDRGYDWATDDEATVEVLERFLDRRRNRHDLSDSSIDAMRTRLNLYVRAYTAANDTDDLLSPVRRDSERPAYEAVDACYAAFDWLNDEGYAARTKRRVRGVVDDWYQHLVGRRVAATNPATGLYAEFKWQIDATDPPALTADHVRSLMMAADGRRERLLVVALAGWGLRANEVASLHVSQVHRDDDVPYLTFEERKNGPGEVNLLYGVDALDDRIDELSAASGVDSGDSGDDWHGYLFPSSYEGVEHVGRERIWAWFRDLAERADLPETVGDEHPSPQLCRRFWYDTYTAALGEFLEGVGDIAAEQGSSDPAVVHDNYLSDERARRTRREFMRSRLAEAFEG, encoded by the coding sequence ATGGCCGACTCAGAATCCACCCAGAAGGCAGCGAGCGGGCTTCCACCCACGGACGACCCGTTCGAGGGCGTGCGGTGGTCGACGCTTGACCGCCAGGGGTTCGCAGAACTGTATCGGGAGGAGCTTGCTCCGCGATTCGAGGCGGACGGTCACGACGCCGAGATGGAGAAACCGACGCACCAGTGGTTCCGCGACGAGGGGCTACGAGCGTTCCTCGCCGCGTTGAGACGGCACCACGACTGCTCGTTCGGGGAGTTCTGGGACGCGGACCTCTGCGGAGACTCGCAGGACAGGGGCTACGACTGGGCAACGGACGACGAGGCGACCGTCGAGGTTCTCGAACGGTTCCTCGACCGTCGCCGGAACCGCCACGACCTCTCCGACTCTTCTATCGACGCGATGCGGACGCGCCTGAACCTCTACGTCCGGGCGTACACGGCCGCGAACGACACCGACGACCTCCTCTCGCCGGTCCGACGGGATTCGGAGCGCCCGGCCTACGAAGCTGTCGACGCGTGCTACGCCGCGTTCGACTGGTTGAACGACGAGGGCTACGCCGCCCGGACGAAACGCCGCGTCAGGGGCGTCGTCGACGACTGGTACCAGCACCTCGTCGGGCGGCGAGTAGCGGCTACGAACCCCGCTACGGGCCTGTACGCGGAGTTCAAGTGGCAGATCGACGCCACCGACCCGCCAGCACTCACGGCCGACCACGTCCGTTCGTTGATGATGGCGGCCGACGGGCGGCGCGAACGCCTGCTCGTCGTCGCACTCGCCGGGTGGGGCCTCCGAGCGAACGAGGTCGCCTCGTTGCACGTCTCGCAGGTCCACCGCGACGACGACGTGCCCTACCTGACGTTCGAGGAGCGCAAGAACGGACCGGGAGAGGTGAACCTGCTCTACGGGGTCGACGCGCTCGACGATCGAATCGACGAGCTGAGTGCTGCCTCTGGAGTTGATTCGGGAGATAGCGGAGACGACTGGCACGGCTACCTCTTCCCCTCGTCGTACGAAGGGGTCGAGCACGTCGGCCGCGAGCGTATCTGGGCCTGGTTCCGGGACCTCGCCGAGCGGGCGGACCTGCCGGAGACGGTCGGCGACGAGCACCCCTCGCCACAGCTCTGTCGTCGCTTCTGGTACGACACCTACACGGCCGCTCTGGGTGAGTTTCTGGAGGGTGTCGGCGACATCGCGGCCGAGCAGGGCTCTTCTGACCCCGCCGTCGTCCACGACAACTACCTCTCCGACGAACGAGCACGGCGAACGCGGCGGGAGTTCATGCGTTCGCGGCTCGCCGAAGCGTTCGAGGGATAG
- a CDS encoding SDR family oxidoreductase — protein MWLYRYCRCELPAFVEESSVLLDGGALGSGRGEREEHSRNESRTPLPYLGTPDGIGAMTAFLASDYARFITGQSFVVNDG, from the coding sequence ATGTGGCTATACCGATACTGTCGGTGCGAGCTACCAGCCTTCGTCGAAGAGTCGTCCGTACTCCTCGACGGGGGCGCTCTCGGGAGCGGGCGTGGCGAACGCGAGGAGCACAGTCGGAACGAATCACGGACGCCACTCCCCTATCTCGGTACGCCGGACGGAATCGGTGCCATGACGGCGTTCCTCGCATCGGACTATGCACGGTTCATCACGGGCCAGTCGTTCGTCGTCAACGATGGATAG